From the genome of Podospora bellae-mahoneyi strain CBS 112042 chromosome 2, whole genome shotgun sequence:
ATCTGGTGACCGGGATCTTGTTATTTGCCCGCCTTTCGGTTTAGATGCAAGCCAAGTGCCTTGCCAAATCGATGGGGAAAGTGGTGAAGATTCCGAGAGCAGGCACAGAAAGACAACAATCCATTCTGAATAGCAATCACCCGTCACTCTTCTACCAGCTGTAAATGGACACGAATGGGTCAACAGAGCCCACAACATCCTACCTCTGTCTATAATTCGCAGCCTTGACGCCAAGTACACGATGGACGAGGTCATCTTAGGAGGCCCaacgtccccgtccccgtgCGTACACCATCAACCCTTGTGTCAAAGTGGTAACGAGgcctgaccaccaccattccaCAGAGGCCATCTTCGTACGCTCATCTTGACGCCTACAAGAATAAAACTATCTACTCAATGGAATTGGCTTGCGATGTTTCAACTTTGCCACCGCCATAGGCACAGGCTCTTAAGCGCGAGGACGGGGGATGCCGAATTGGACGCCtactcaaccacccccaagGTCTTTTCTCCCTGCCTCTTCATTGATGAGGTGAAGTTTAAACGCTGTGGACGACGCAGTATGCAGCGTCCAGACGAtttgccaccaccaactgAGGTCAAGAGCCGCGAAAAGGTTGTTCTAGTCGAGGGATGCATCGTGTAATGCTCAAGGCTGGTCTACACCGAACACCAGAAAGAGATGTAAACAACATcccgacctccccatcttccgaCTGACTTCGCCTTGCAAAGCTCTTGGCCTGCTTTGGCGCCGACAAAGACCTAGGATGCATGagaatcaccaccacaaagtTCATTGACGAGAATATCCTTAGACAAAACACATCGACACCGCATGGGAAGGCCTGAGTTGTGAGGTGAGACTGAAGTAACCATTTACAATGAGGGATGTATCATTCTGGACACCAGAACGCACGTGTGGATGATCAAtgtgggtgggaggtggtccTAAACGAGGGTGCGAAGGGCAGTAACgccatgatggatggatggatgctctggataggtaggtacgtaTAGACCTGGCCATGGGGACGACAGTTCTCCGGCCGAGAATCTCGGATCTTACCTGCAAtctacacacacacacacacacaacctaCTGGGAGAACATGCAGGATCAGACCTCATCTCAAAAGGATCTGTTGTCAACACAGACCTGTCGGGACCAGAGGCGGCTATGAGGATCATCAGTTAAGTTATGGCCAGGTCTTCAAAGCTGGCACACTCATTATTTGAATTCATCTTGACCCATCATGGCTACCTAACCGTCCGTCATCAattcaacaccatcccacaTCCATCCCGATCCCGGCATCAGATACCGCTCCCTCCAAAGGCACCGAAACGAAGCAGCCTATCACATCGTCCGACTATGTGCCCATTGACTATCTTCCACATGCGGGCTGTCCCTTCGCGCTATCGAGCCACCGGTTCACAAAAAGACCCTCGAAATACCAAGAAAAGGGCACTAGGGAACGCCACAAAAACGTCGCTGTCCAAAAGATACCGACCCAGCACGGCAAGATCTTGCTGACCTGAACAATTGCCAGGTTTGACCGCACGGTCACACCCACTCGAAGAATCCTTTGCTGTAATCATTGAACCATGAATCAATCAACCACGCCAAGGCCTACATGCCATCGAAGACGAGCAACCATCAGAATAAGCACCAAGACATGATATCTTGAATGGGACCAGAAACTTATGCGGCTATACGCCACCACATTCGCAAACAGAAGAAGATCGGCAGGATAATACCGAACGATCAAGAAGATCCATCCATCTGGGCTATCTGGTGTGGCTGGGCCAGCTGAAAGGTGCATGTCGAAAGCTGCAAGTTCAACACATGCCTATGTGAGTAGGATCATGCAAAGCACCTGCTCACTCATCCGCGAGTCATGATCGCAGTCTCTACAATCACACAGAACAAAAGGAATTGAATTGCTTGGAAACACCCTCGAGCACCCCCCATTGTTGGTACCGGACCGGATCTACCGAGCATTATCGAACACAGCTCAGGCTCCGTTTCTCTCGGCGCTCATCACGACATCCCCCAGGGCACGTAACATCGCCTGCAACTTGCCCATACCTGACCCTTTTTACACTCGGGGGCAATAGCTCAGGGCAAAGCCCAGCTAAgtctctttttcctctggGCAAAGAGAGACTATTTCTCCCCTGACACTCCTGCCCTGAGCCATCACGTGTGGCATTGCCGCTTCATTATTTACTAGTCCCCCCCAGTTCAGGCTTGTTTCCTTCTCGGCATCCGGTCAACACGCAACTTTGATTTCCGCTCAAAGGCTTATTTCGCTCTGGGCATcttatccttcttcttgttaCCAAAGGGATATTCTCCCCAGCCAACCTGCACACAATACACTACTAAGCCCACACCGcatgccccctcccctcttaCTCTTTTTGTCAGCCACTAAAGCAAGCCACACTTCTTGGAGAAGGCTTGGAAGTAAGTATCTCGCTCACGTCTGAACCGACATCAGCCGGGTCAAGACATTGCCGAACATGAGGCCAACCCCACGGACACATCccaaccttcaccaccatgaTACCCAGCAGGGATCACTCCCCGACCTCTGCTTTCTCCGCGCTTAATCCTTCTCTGCCACTCGAAAAAGGAAACTCGAAAAGGTCATCCTAAGAGATTGTGGTCAAAATTCATCCCGGTTGGTCAGGGGAATCTTTTTTTAAACGCGCGTGGCTTTTGTTGGGCTGAGAGACATACACACATACATCCTTTTATCACTTCGCCCGTCtgtgtgttttggtggtaCAGACGCCTAATTACCGctgccaccctcaccctcacaacCATCATTttgtcatgatgatgatgatgatcagaggttgtaggtaggtagctgagccaagctggaggtggttgCAATCTCAGCTTTCTTACTCCTGGGCCGTGTAGCCTTGAGCTCTCCCCGCTTCCTATGTTTCTCCTGACACCATTTCCAGCCCTGAATTCTGTCAGTCCCATCTAGGTGGGTTCCGGTCCATCAAACTTGACAGATACCATTCAGATTTGCCCTCCTCGTTCAAACTCCTGCATTTCGCCTCTCACACAATACCAAAATCATTTCACACTTGTCGTCCCCTTTTCATCACCATGATTTTAAGACGTTTCTTCCTACTTATTTATGTAGATGACGACAACGTGAACTGCAAAAGTGAGATGCAATCAAATTCAAGTCAAGAGAAAATGCTAGTACTCCTGAATatccacccatccatctctaTAAACCCATCGTTAATCCTCCCAAAAATACCCAATCCCAAAAATGCCAGAATCCCCCGCTTGCTCAACCAAGGACAAAAACATGAGATGCCGTGCGTGATACAAAGAGGTAGTTCACACTTTTGCGTAGATGATGTCaaagtttttttctttaaaaaaaaaaacccaaaaaaaaaccaaaacaaaaaacaaagaaactGGCCATCCGAAAAAGTGATGAGAGGGGTGCTATCCAAGatgccctccctcccaaacaaaAGAAGAGTAAAAGAAATCTTTCCTCCCAATCGCAATGCTTTCTTAATCAAAACTCATCTCCTCATTAGTCGCCTCATTCTCAAACGTCCGACAATTCCTACACTGCGTATGGCTGCAAGTGTCCATACACTGGTTCGTCGTCTCAAAGTTCCAAAATGCACCGCAGTTGCACTATACACCACCAAGTCAGCAACCGGCTATCGACATGTCGCCAAGGCAAAGACAGGCACTTACACAAGTCCAcaacatctcccccctcccccgtccccccctcgacctcttcccacttctcccacccccaacaacaacatcccccccgtcctcctccctccccctctttttcgtcccaccaccaccaccaccaaccctaacctcctgctccccaaccatctccaaactcctccaactcccaatatcaaccttctcaaacccccccttccccataAAATGACAATCAATATGATCAAACCTCTCGCTGTGCGCCGGCCCCCCGACCCCGAGTGGCTCGACAGTCTTGACGCAAAACCCGCACCAGAACCTGCTCTCAAAGTTCCTCCCATGTCGGTAATCATTCAGCTTCCGTTCAATCTCCCCCCCGTCGCGAAACTGGTGATCCCGTTCCAGATGCCCCTTTAGGCTCTCCCTGCGATGACAAACCTTGCCGCATTCataacccccctcaccagcagcagcggcagaAAAAACCTGCTCGGTGCACCGCCAAATCTCCAGCTGAAAGTGCTGGCTGTTTTCGTGTCGCTTCCAGTCATTCTTGCTCCCAAAACGCTTGTCACAATTTGAAAATGTGCAGGCGTAGGGTTTCGCGTGGCgtttttggtgttttcttTACCCCGAAAAGAATTAGTCGCTTGATACTGAAtttggggacggggaggggacATACTTAAGCTCGCAAGGCCTTGAAAAAACCTTGTTGCACTCATCAATCTCGCACTTGACCTCCTTCGTAACCTCGGTAACAACAGACGACGGCGCAGacggcgtcgtcgtcgtgtTGTTaagaaccaccacctcatccgACTTTTGATACCCAAACTCCTTCACAATCCTATCCAGCATCCCCCGTGACCTGAGCATCTCCAACGTCGCCTTGAGGttctccacatcccccaaaTCTATCGAGACAACACCCCCCGGTGATTGCCCGGTGgcagtagtagtagtagtggtggtggtggtagtagtagtggtagtagtagtaggCTCGGGAGATGGCgtcgcagcagcaagaagctggagccGGCTGGCGTCTTCTTCAAGATTGGACGAGTCCTGTTGTTCAGAGACTTCgttgtcctcctccccagcttcagattcctcatcacccaccatGGCGGCCGACTGTCTTCTGGAATAATCCAGAGTCATCTGGTCTGGCGAAATGGAAGTTAAAGTCACAGGTTCATTtttgggctgctgctgctgctccgcaaattcatcatcataatcatcatcaccttcttcttcttcctgcaTGATATTGTCCGGGCTGGTATCATCGTCTATCTGTATCACCTCGGCGGGGTGGGCGTGCATCTCACCCGCTTCATCCATCGAAGGCAAAAGTCCGCTGCCGGCACCGGTCAGAATATCCGGAGAGACATGTCCTGGTTGCTCCAAGGTTTGCTCCTGAACCGGGGGCTCAACCTGCTGCTGGAATCCATGTGGAATGTTCAGTCCTTGGAGATCCATCTCAATGGGGATACGTGGGTCATCCAGGCCGGTTTGGCTCTGGTGGCTGTGGAATCCAGAGGCGTTCATGAGAGCAGAGTAATCCGGCTGGCTCATTGATGAGCGGTACATCAGGTGCTGTGGTTGGATCACCGTAGGTTCATCAGGTACATGATGGGAGAGACTCGTCACGGGCTGGCCATGTCCTAGTCCGCTCCATGACGCATGTTGACCAGCATAGGTAGAGTGTGTTCCCGCTTCCGAAGGCGCGTGATCGGAGGCAACGGAAGCACCGCCGATATCCAGGCGGCCACTGGCGATAACAATGTTAGCTTCCCAACTAGAACTGTTGATGAGTACAAGGTAACGCACCGATACAAGAAGTTGGACAAGTCCATGTTCTCCTTGTGATGTACTCGCTTCAGATGCTGCCTGAAGTTGTCTGGCCTCGGCCACgtcttgttcttgtcctTGCACGAGTCGATAACACATTGATAGACAGGTGCATCACTCTTGTAGATCCTGTGGACGCCCGCCCTGTGGCGGTCCAGGTCGTTGTTAGTACTGAATCCCTCGGTTGCCTTGGGACAATCTGGCATATCGCATTTGAACGGCTTCTCGTGCCGTGCTTTGTGCTTCCTGGCAAGCAATATTGCATCAGCAAAGTCTGATCAACCCCGAGTGAACAAATTACGGCAACCTACCTGAGCTCCGAGTTTGTCTTGAAGGTGAGCTGTGGGCAATCGAGACATCTGAGGTTGTTAGCAGTCGAAGTGGTGGAGCCCGCCCGTTGACTTCGAGCATCGCGGCGGCGTGGCCTGTCGTCGGTCGTGACTTGGCTTAGACCATAGCGACTAAACTGCTGTGTGATGTTGTGCGTCTCTGGGTTGTCGACGTCCCCATTATATACTGATGACGGGTTGCCCACGCTCCGAATGGTTTGACTCCCGTAACCCGAATCGGACACAAGCTTTCCTCCGGTTGGGCTCACGAGCGTTTCTGCTTCAGACGGGGGTGCATTGTTTCGATACTCGGTATAAATAGGTGCGGTGAAATCAGAGTCTCTCCATGAGACTGGTGCTGTGGCTAGTTGAGAGTTTTTGACAATACGGTAATTCTTCAAGAAATCGCTGGCGTTCAACGTGCTAGCCATCATGTTTTGCTGCGGGACATGTCTGTTGCCATAGGTACTCAAGCCGCCCAGATTGTCCTGCATCATGGCATATGCTGAGTAGTTGTTGATACCAGCCCCCGATGGCCTGGTCATGCCCGCCATTTGGGACGAGTCAGAGGTGGGAGCATGCTCGGCCAGGTGGGCGAAAGAGTACCGCGGAAGCTGCGACATGATGCCGGCCCCTCGTGATGAGTGCCTGGACGACTTGTATTATTCGACGAGGCAATCGTGAGAACGTATGTCGTCAAGTTAGGTTGGTTGTCTAAGAAGGTGTCAACAGGGAGGAGGCCTGTACAGTTGGCTTCCTGATGGAGTCCATCTTGGAACGGACAAGGAGAGGAACGGGTAAACGTCTTGGCGTTCTAGACCTCGAATTGAGATTCGAGGATGCTCGACAACAAGGCCAACAACTATGGATGGAAGATATGAAAAAGGTCTACTAACGGACGAAAGAAATACACCCTATTCTGTCAGTGTTTATCAAAAGACCGCAGTCGTCGGGTGCAGTTCACGGTGCAAGAGCTGGAGTTGCCCGACTCAGCCAGACATTGCCACTAGTTGTGAATGGGCGGGCGcgggctggtgatggttggaGAGCGACGAACGGAGATCAAGGTTGTTGGAGTGGGATGATCAAACAATGGAAGTCCAGGCAAACGTTTGCGTCAATGATGTCGTCTCAAAATGACTTGTGCAGTGAAatgggagagagggagcCGATGTCGAGTGAAAATTGGGAATTGGGAAttgggaaaggggatggATGGCAGGCAGCAGTGCCAGGCTTGGCAGAGCACAGGAGCACTGAGAGCACACATCGGCCGCCTCACTTTTCCACTTTCCAACCTGGAAGTTTCTGTTTGAGGGAAGTCGGTGACTTGCGACTGACCGGTTGGCTGAGAGGCCAATCAGGCTCGGTGAAGAACGCCTACAAGTTGGCAAAGCTGAGCACAACTCATGGTCGCCTGGTCACGTGGGTCACCACTGACATCTCTTGATTGGATGACACTTGGCTGTGCTACACTGCCAAGTCACACCTTGTGCTTCCACATCTACAACAGAATCAGCAGTGTACACTCTCGTGGAAGCAGGATCGGAGGATCATAGGAGCTTGAAGTTTCTCACGCActtgccttttcctttttgttttcaGTCTCGGAAAGCTACGATGGCTTTTCCTAGTGCAGGGTTTGTGGCACTCGCCATGGAGCTCCCAGGTGTGGTGATGAAAACCTTAATCATGGCCGCCCAGTCAGAATTCGGAAAGTCATGATCAACCTTAACACGATCATTTTCCGACTCATTCAACTCATCAGGTAGTATTCTTTTACTAAACACCACAGCAACCTCACGAGGGATCACGACGAGAGCCTCTTCCTTGCCTTGGAATTCTGGAGCCAGGTAGCCGTCCAGCAGTCCACTGCCGATGATGAGCCAGATGGCTGAACAGTTCAGCGATGGCAATCACCATTCTCATACACGGCCTCTGAGGCCGTTCGCCAAATCCATGAACAAAGAAAATATGACAGCCGCTTGACCTTGTCTAATGCAGGGTGGAAGATGATCGTCGCGGAGAAACAGGCCGAGGGGTACGACAAGGAGGCATATGAGCATGCTCTCTGGCTGACCCAATTCACACATGCAACTGTCAGCACCACGAACTCACACCAAAGCAAGAAGAGTAACGCCCGACTACAGACGTATCTGCTCAAGTTTAAACATCCATTGGCTACTGCCGGGCAGGTCAAGACAGCGGCTAGCCTGGACACAACCCCACCCATCTTCAGTGGCGCTGGCGATGACGGTGATTCGGCCAACTTCTGCAAGATCGTAGGGACAGAACGTAAGAACCACATCATGTCATACTTGAACCAGACTGGGCATTCGACTTTCAAGCCCACTTTCATCACCCGTTCCGTTGCCTTCCAGCTCAGGACCAATACCCAGTCCTCTACTTCGTCTACGAAACGCTGGCAGACCCCCCGTGTTCTCAAAGAAAACATGAACCTAGACGACGAACTTGTATACAAGCCTGCTAGAGTGCGAGGTGGTTTGCTCAAGGTCTGGGGAAACAAGTACAAGGCCCTCGTTGATGCGCCTTCAAGGATGGATCACAACAAGGCGATCGTCGATGGTTACGCCTTTACTGTCGAGAATAGCATGCAGGAGGATGCTCTGTGTGGGTATGAAACGGACAAGTATGAGGTGGTACGGTGCGCCATCGAACTGCCAGAGGAATGCCAGGGGGTGAAGGGCTTGACTTTCCGATTTGTTGGGGAGACAAAGTGACACCACTCCATCAACTCACAGCAGGGCTGTGGGCTCCTTGACACCTTTGCTCCCTCGCGTATTGTTACCTGCCAGGTTAGCATCTCCGGGGAAGAGCCCCGAAGTGCAGATCCATATCGGACCGTCAAGCGCGGCTTCTCTTCGACCACAAGTTCATCGAAATCCTGTCGGGTGGCTACTTCTGATGGGCCTTGGCGGTCTGTTCTGGATTGGATAAGGCATTTGGCTGTGTAACTTGTATAGGCCGCGAGCCTCAATTTTTTACACCAAAATCTCGCCGGTCTCCTTTTCCGCATCATGGCTGCCCGAATCGGCTTAGAAGGCGGGCGTCCCAAAGCACGGCGAGGAATGTTTGCTTACTCGGCTCAAGCCACCATCTGAGAGATAAAAGACAGGTCATATATCATACCCTCTCCAAACCCCAAATTCTCTTGTTCACCATTTTCAAGCAGCGTCAGATCCATCTTTTACCCCACAAACGTCAGCAGACCAAGCAATGTTTGCCTGAGAAGCTTCAACACTACTGTCCCCGGCTTGACTTCCACTGCGCCTCCCGAATGCGGGCCGATGCCCTATGGCCACGCTATACCGGGCCTTCGCAGGCATCAGTGCCAGGGAGACCTTGATATCGCCTCCAACCAGTCCGAACTCGCTCCGCATCTCCTACCGTCACGCTTTCGGTAGGGTTATGCTCTCAGGAGGCTATCAAGTCACCACGTCTCGATACTGGTCGATATCCTCATACTTATAGGTATCTTTGCGCACAAGAGAAGTCGGGGAatctcatcaccacatcccttcttctctccgGGCCGGTTGATATACCAAAGACCGGCGAGGTCCGTCTCAGCTGGTCTGATGTCGGCCACCAGGCGTCAGTTGGGTAATTTGCGCCGGGCGACCCCCACTCCTGTTTGTTTGCTTCGTTGCAGATGGTGTAAGGTGTGCGAGGAGGACCCAGTCTTTGCAGCAGCACAACTGCAGAGCAGAGGCTCGACTTTAACAATCACTCACAGATGGCCTAGATCCGCTCGACGCACTATGTGATTAGATCCTACCCGAATGTGCTGTCACTTTATGGCACCCACACAGCTCCTTGTCGTCTCACAGGTGGATGGCTGGCGTCGTCATATCCAACAAAGATCCAGGCTCCTAGGTGCAGTGTGATGATGTGCACCCTCCGACTATCGATCGAGAAGTCTCGGCTTAAACGTGACTGGTAGCTATGTGGTGCTTGGAAGGGGTATATAGATGCCTCAATCGCCGTTTTTTTATCTTCTCGGAGCAATTTCAGATCACCCTCTTCCAGTCATTACTGTAGGCTAAAAGTCTCGTCTCAAGGTTGTTGACGAATCTTGTCTAGTCATTTGAAAGACTGCTTTCTAGAATCTCAGGACACCAAGCACCAACACAGTCAACCCGCTTCGCCCCTTTTTACCTCGCCCGTTGCCGTCGGTATGTGCGACTACGAGGAATTCATTTGGTCCTGTGAGCACTCAGACTTCCGGCTCAAGTCATACTGCCATAAAGCCCGAAACAACCCGGGCCACGCCTGCAACTTTGTAAAGCGGCTACGCCATTGCTGGGACCAAGGCCGTCCATGTGACGCTTGTCTTGCAAAGCAGGCAGCTGAGGCCCACGCCCAGATGATGAGCGGTTGGTACGGGTCGAATCAAGGTACGTCAGAGGTCAGCTGTCAGATACTTCCATCCAGTGCTAACACCAAGAAGGCGGTCGAGCCTAGACTTTTCCAGCCAGCCATTGGTCCTTCGCTGCAGACCATCCATCGGCCACGGTTGCCAGTTTCTGATTCATCTCGATGGGGGAGCCAAAAGATTGTctcttggtgttgtcggaGTTCAGAATAGAGTTTTCATGGTTTGTTCATTCAGGGGGGCGTTTCACTGTTACACATTTTGTGGGAAAAGAACACACTTCTTTTTTGTAGAGGAGAAGAGCAATCCAATCACTCTttgccatgatgatgaacagTAACAGTCCACTACATATAGTCTCACACTCTGGTACCTACATTTCCCACCTATCTTATCACCGAGTCTCCCGAGATTGTACTACATACCTATATCTTTTGTCCTCTCGCCTTGCTAGGCGGGGGACTTTGGGGATAAAAGTTGTTCCAGTAATCTACTACTACCAGGAGGAAACTCGCTGACACTgagtttaaaaaaaaatagcccattctttttttctttcgtcGCCTCCACCGAATTACGTCCCACCCTCGGGAAAGAAACCTTCGTGTCATCTGCCGtgcccttccctccttccttctATCATGCGGTAACACGCGGACGCGGACGGGAATGGACGAACCACGTCTGTCTGTCCCAAGCCATTTTGTACGTCCAAACCCGCCATGGGCAATCATGAACtactttttttattcccACGACGGATaccaaggtaggtaggtaggtattttCCCCTTGATATCTGCAACCCCCGTTTTCCCTAGGTCGCATAGACTATCTGGCACATGATGAGCCACACACTGCCGGCTTCCTTCGTTGCCTTCCCGTACATGGGTGCCTGTGTTACATACTCGGCTGATGGAATATTccaaccccttttccaaTGGGGACTGGGGAAAATTTTGCTCGCCTGCTTGCCGGCCGGGAgcatgattgatgatggctggaaacaaaccccccccccccggttGGGGAGCTTACATGAACAGTTAGTTTGTATATATCGGATGCGGGTATCCTTTGTTGTTGGAAGAACTA
Proteins encoded in this window:
- a CDS encoding hypothetical protein (COG:S; EggNog:ENOG503P2PR), whose product is MSQLPRYSFAHLAEHAPTSDSSQMAGMTRPSGAGINNYSAYAMMQDNLGGLSTYGNRHVPQQNMMASTLNASDFLKNYRIVKNSQLATAPVSWRDSDFTAPIYTEYRNNAPPSEAETLVSPTGGKLVSDSGYGSQTIRSVGNPSSVYNGDVDNPETHNITQQFSRYGLSQVTTDDRPRRRDARSQRAGSTTSTANNLRCLDCPQLTFKTNSELRKHKARHEKPFKCDMPDCPKATEGFSTNNDLDRHRAGVHRIYKSDAPVYQCVIDSCKDKNKTWPRPDNFRQHLKRVHHKENMDLSNFLYRCVTFGRLDIGGASVASDHAPSEAGTHSTYAGQHASWSGLGHGQPVTSLSHHVPDEPTVIQPQHLMYRSSMSQPDYSALMNASGFHSHQSQTGLDDPRIPIEMDLQGLNIPHGFQQQVEPPVQEQTLEQPGHVSPDILTGAGSGLLPSMDEAGEMHAHPAEVIQIDDDTSPDNIMQEEEEGDDDYDDEFAEQQQQPKNEPVTLTSISPDQMTLDYSRRQSAAMVGDEESEAGEEDNEVSEQQDSSNLEEDASRLQLLAAATPSPEPTTTTTTTTTTTTTTTTATGQSPGGVVSIDLGDVENLKATLEMLRSRGMLDRIVKEFGYQKSDEVVVLNNTTTTPSAPSSVVTEVTKEVKCEIDECNKVFSRPCELKKHQKRHAKPYACTFSNCDKRFGSKNDWKRHENSQHFQLEIWRCTEQVFSAAAAGEGGYECGKVCHRRESLKGHLERDHQFRDGGEIERKLNDYRHGRNFESRFWCGFCVKTVEPLGVGGPAHSERFDHIDCHFMGKGGFEKVDIGSWRSLEMVGEQEVRVGGGGGGTKKRGREEDGGDVVVGGGRSGKRSRGGRGRGEMLWTCCNCGAFWNFETTNQCMDTCSHTQCRNCRTFENEATNEEMSFD
- a CDS encoding hypothetical protein (EggNog:ENOG503P9AE), which codes for MCDYEEFIWSCEHSDFRLKSYCHKARNNPGHACNFVKRLRHCWDQGRPCDACLAKQAAEAHAQMMSGWYGSNQASHWSFAADHPSATVASF